In Gossypium raimondii isolate GPD5lz chromosome 12, ASM2569854v1, whole genome shotgun sequence, a single window of DNA contains:
- the LOC105763757 gene encoding uncharacterized protein LOC105763757, protein MINLLSTGKSWYKRFQYDEDVDKPGDVRNILLIVATLIASVTFQAGVTPPGGVWQDDKDGHRAGQAIYACKFTAYYVFLLANTIAFSTSVLVIISLTCRFPFHLEIIIATISMIVTYGSAIFAVTPNELVKFRLIMLAAGVPFIIRGLIQLFNVIFRSNK, encoded by the coding sequence atgataaaccTTTTAAGCACAGGCAAGAGCTGGTACAAGCGTTTCCAGTATGACGAAGATGTAGACAAGCCTGGCGATGTTCGAAACATTTTGTTAATAGTAGCAACCCTCATAGCTTCCGTTACCTTCCAAGCTGGTGTCACCCCTCCTGGTGGCGTATGGCAAGATGACAAAGATGGACATCGTGCAGGCCAAGCCATTTATGCATGCAAATTCACCGCCTACTATGTTTTCTTGCTCGCCAACACCATCGCTTTCTCCACCTCCGTACTTGTTATCATCTCTCTCACTTGCAGGTTCCCTTTCCACCTTGAAATTATTATTGCCACGATTTCGATGATCGTCACTTACGGTTCGGCGATTTTCGCCGTAACTCCCAACGAATTGGTGAAGTTTCGACTTATCATGCTCGCCGCTGGCGTGCCTTTTATTATTCGGGGGTTGATTCAGCTATTCAACGTCATctttagaagtaataaataa
- the LOC105763754 gene encoding uncharacterized protein At1g28695 produces the protein MDHNSKQFCPGSHVMIYLLVAIAVYVFVWFSSPFFGNYNETNSSPSNFPGIGVKDELELALREASMPNRTVIIAVINKAYVERSVNEEATMLDLFLESFWVGENTRSLLEHLLLVAVDQTAYERCQFRRLHCYRLVTEGVDFAGEKVYMSQDFINMMWRRTLFLLEILKRGYNFIFTDIDVMWFRNPFLRLSPLKEADLEISVDTFNDDPRPENKYINTGFYYIRSNSKTISLFHTWYSQKNNSTGKKEQDVLQDLNRGGLLQKLDLKVKFLETRYFSGFCQDSKDITAVTTMHANCCRNSKAKFRDLTTALRDWKQFKAAVFQHPEIIDRIGLDFKWTAHTECLNSWQ, from the exons ATGGATCATAATTCAAAGCAATTTTGTCCAGGAAGCCATGTAATGATTTATCTCCTTGTAGCTATAGCTGTGTACGTTTTCGTATGGTTCTCAAGCCCCTTTTTCGGGAATTATAATGAAACCAACTCTTCACCCTCTAATTTC CCTGGCATTGGAGTAAAAGATGAGCTTGAGTTAGCGTTAAGGGAAGCTTCAATGCCGAACCGGACGGTCATCATTGCGGTGATCAACAAAGCTTATGTTGAAAGAAGTGTTAATGAAGAGGCGACGATGCTCGATCTTTTCTTGGAAAGCTTTTGGGTAGGAGAAAATACTAGGTCATTACTCGAACATTTGCTGCTCGTCGCCGTCGATCAAACGGCTTACGAACGATGTCAGTTTCGGCGGTTGCACTGTTACAGATTGGTGACGGAAGGTGTGGATTTTGCGGGAGAAAAGGTTTACATGTCACAGGACTTTATTAATATGATGTGGAGAcgaactctttttcttttggagATCCTCAAGCGTGGCTATAACTTCATATTTACG gACATAGACGTAATGTGGTTTAGGAATCCATTTCTACGACTGAGTCCTCTCAAAGAGGCTGATCTAGAAATCAGCGTCGATACATTCAACGACGACCCCCGACCGGAAAACAAATATATCAACACAGGTTTCTATTACATAAGATCCAACAGCAAAACCATCTCGTTGTTCCACACATGGTATTCTCAGAAGAATAACTCGACAGGAAAGAAAGAACAGGATGTATTGCAAGACCTAAACCGTGGTGGGCTGTTGCAGAAACTGGATCTCAAAGTAAAGTTCTTGGAAACTAGGTATTTTAGTGGCTTCTGTCAAGACAGTAAAGACATCACGGCCGTAACCACCATGCATGCCAACTGTTGTCGTAATTCAAAGGCAAAGTTCAGAGATTTAACGACGGCGCTACGTGATTGGAAACAGTTTAAAGCCGCCGTCTTTCAACATCCTGAGATTATTGACAGGATTGGTTTGGATTTTAAATGGACAGCACACACTGAATGCTTGAATTCTTGGCAATGA
- the LOC105763756 gene encoding uncharacterized protein LOC105763756, translating to MINRLSTGKSWYKCFRYEEGRDKPGDVRNVMLVVASLIASVTFQAGVNPPGGVWQDNSSGHVAGRAIYAYQSEVYYVFLIANTLALSASILVIISLTYRFPFHLEIVIATISMIVTYSSAIFAVTPDESVRFRYVIAAASVPYILRIFIQLFNMVFKNNEKPESENSEKVVLNY from the coding sequence ATGATTAACCGTTTAAGCACAGGCAAGAGCTGGTACAAGTGTTTCCGGTATGAAGAAGGCAGAGATAAGCCTGGCGATGTCCGAAACGTTATGTTAGTAGTTGCTAGCCTCATAGCTTCCGTCACCTTCCAAGCTGGTGTCAACCCTCCTGGTGGAGTATGGCAAGATAATAGTAGCGGACATGTTGCAGGCAGAGCCATTTATGCATACCAATCCGAGGTCTACTATGTTTTCTTAATTGCCAACACCCTAGCTCTCTCCGCTTCCATTCTTGTCATCATCTCACTCACCTACAGGTTCCCTTTCCATCTCGAAATTGTTATTGCTACCATTTCCATGATCGTCACTTACAGTTCCGCAATTTTCGCCGTTACTCCCGACGAATCGGTGAGGTTTCGGTACGTCATAGCCGCCGCTTCCGTGCCTTATATATTGCGGATTTTCATTCAGCTCTTCAACATggtgtttaaaaataatgaaaaacctGAATCAGAGAATTCTGAGAAAGTAGTATTGAACTATTGA